A region from the Halomonas piscis genome encodes:
- the mutY gene encoding A/G-specific adenine glycosylase yields MSLSKHHQSQSAMPEPVLEPARFQRRLLDWYDRHGRHDLPWQAPRTPYRVWVSEIMLQQTQVATVIGYFERFMQRFPTLGDLAAAEQDEVLHLWTGLGYYARARNLHKAARAVVEDYGGELPTSSVDELTALPGIGRSTAGAIIAQSTGARAVMLDGNVKRTLTRLHAVEGWPGRPKVERGLWALAEHYTPEARLADYTQAMMDLGATLCKRGTPDCAICPFSDVCVAHARGEERRYPESRPKKAVPTRQTLMLMLHDGRGRVWLEQRPPAGLWGGLWCLPQFDTHDQLHDWLATHAKAPEREPSRPTFTHVFSHFRLEITPQPVRCDELDAVREGGRWYDVNNPPALGLAAPVKRLLTEFAVELAPFRLDNAPGHA; encoded by the coding sequence ATGTCATTGTCCAAGCACCACCAGAGCCAGTCCGCCATGCCCGAGCCGGTGCTTGAGCCGGCGCGCTTTCAGCGGCGCCTGCTCGACTGGTACGACCGCCACGGGCGTCACGATCTGCCCTGGCAGGCACCGCGCACGCCCTACCGGGTGTGGGTGTCGGAAATCATGCTGCAGCAAACCCAGGTAGCTACCGTTATCGGCTACTTCGAACGCTTCATGCAGCGCTTCCCCACCCTTGGCGACCTGGCCGCCGCCGAGCAGGACGAGGTGCTGCACCTGTGGACGGGGCTTGGCTACTACGCTCGGGCGCGCAACCTGCACAAGGCGGCCCGGGCGGTGGTGGAGGATTATGGCGGCGAGCTGCCGACCTCAAGCGTGGATGAGCTTACCGCACTGCCGGGCATCGGCCGCTCCACCGCCGGGGCGATCATCGCCCAGAGCACCGGTGCACGGGCGGTGATGCTCGACGGTAACGTCAAGCGCACGCTTACCCGCCTGCACGCGGTAGAAGGCTGGCCCGGCAGGCCGAAGGTGGAGCGCGGCCTCTGGGCATTGGCAGAGCATTACACCCCCGAGGCGCGGCTTGCCGACTACACCCAGGCGATGATGGATCTGGGCGCGACGCTGTGTAAGCGCGGCACCCCGGACTGCGCGATCTGCCCGTTCAGCGACGTCTGCGTGGCCCACGCCCGGGGCGAAGAGCGCCGCTATCCCGAGTCCCGGCCCAAAAAGGCCGTGCCCACCCGGCAAACGCTGATGCTGATGCTGCATGACGGCCGGGGGCGCGTATGGCTCGAGCAGCGCCCGCCCGCCGGGCTCTGGGGCGGGCTCTGGTGCCTGCCGCAGTTCGATACCCACGACCAGCTTCACGACTGGCTGGCCACCCACGCCAAAGCCCCCGAGCGCGAGCCGTCGCGGCCGACGTTTACCCACGTGTTCAGTCACTTTCGCCTGGAGATCACCCCCCAGCCGGTGCGCTGCGATGAGCTTGACGCCGTGCGCGAAGGCGGGCGCTGGTACGACGTCAACAACCCGCCGGCGCTGGGGCTTGCCGCGCCGGTCAAGCGCCTGCTCACCGAGTTTGCCGTGGAGCTGGCGCCGTTTCGCCTGGATAATGCGCCGGGCCATGCGTAG
- a CDS encoding oxidative damage protection protein, with the protein MSQTVFCRKYQQDMEALPFPPLPGQKGQEIQASVSKQAWEEWQALQTRLINEKHLNMLDPESRAYLMEQMERFLDNRETDQAEGYVPPEA; encoded by the coding sequence ATGAGTCAGACCGTCTTTTGCCGCAAGTATCAGCAGGATATGGAGGCGCTGCCGTTTCCGCCGCTGCCGGGACAGAAGGGGCAGGAGATTCAGGCCAGCGTGTCCAAGCAGGCATGGGAAGAGTGGCAGGCGCTGCAGACCCGTCTGATCAACGAAAAGCACCTCAATATGCTCGACCCCGAGTCCCGGGCCTATCTGATGGAACAGATGGAGCGCTTTCTGGATAACCGCGAAACCGACCAGGCCGAGGGCTATGTTCCGCCCGAGGCCTGA
- a CDS encoding DUF2726 domain-containing protein yields MNLPFAIPEELLAYLNHPLAWGLGAVLALMLLIALIKRLTPKRRARYRAHEFLFTQAEWRFAEALQKAIGNDWLLMGKVRIADLLAVERDPRLPRGEWLRAFSRISQKHIDYVLVDPDSGRVACCIELDDASHQRRDRQGRDHFVNAAFAQAGVPLLRIPTARRYEAQALREHIRAVIRERPARPGKRGRRQAPRRRSA; encoded by the coding sequence ATGAACCTGCCTTTTGCGATACCCGAGGAGCTCCTAGCGTATCTGAATCATCCGCTGGCATGGGGCCTTGGCGCGGTGCTGGCCCTGATGTTGCTGATTGCGCTGATCAAGCGACTTACCCCCAAGCGGCGGGCTCGCTATCGGGCGCACGAGTTCCTTTTCACCCAGGCCGAGTGGCGCTTTGCCGAAGCGCTGCAAAAAGCCATCGGCAATGACTGGCTGCTGATGGGCAAGGTGCGGATAGCGGATTTGCTCGCCGTGGAGCGCGACCCAAGGCTTCCCCGGGGGGAATGGCTGCGGGCGTTTTCGCGCATCAGCCAAAAGCACATCGACTACGTGCTGGTCGACCCGGATAGCGGGCGGGTAGCGTGCTGTATCGAGCTGGACGACGCCTCGCACCAGCGTCGGGACCGACAGGGGCGGGATCACTTCGTCAACGCGGCCTTTGCCCAGGCCGGGGTACCGCTGCTGCGCATTCCCACCGCCCGGCGCTACGAGGCGCAGGCGCTTCGCGAGCATATCCGGGCGGTGATTCGCGAGCGCCCGGCAAGGCCCGGAAAGCGCGGCCGCAGGCAGGCGCCAAGGAGGCGTTCGGCATAG
- a CDS encoding Na+/H+ antiporter NhaC family protein codes for MAEPTTSSGQTHPPPVASLSFRFGALGAAVPLAFFVVWAITISVLGLSSEIALVMGALFGIVLGLFCCASRWSDYANGLFEGMTQPVGVVAIVAWFFAGMFAQVLQVGGLVEGLVWLGGVSNVTGGLFVAMTFVLAGIFSTAVGTGYGTTVAFCTLMYPAGVAVGSDPTMLFAAILSGAIFGDNLAPVSDTTIVSATTQGADVPGVVRSRFKYSIAAAIPTVILFAVFGGGGDASFADPAALEEMMASTEPMGLLMLAPFALVLILALSGQHLLTSLTWGIIASVPVILVAGTGALADIIGFDSEADTVMTGALVQGVKGYVNMAILILLIVASAYLLKLGGTMEAITGKLTAWIRDSVRRAELAIWGIVALLNTAITINTAAEIAAAPFVRELGERYRLHRYRRANMLDAMTSALGYIFPWGAPVLLGWSTIKLMQDTYEWLPSVAPTQVFPFVFQGWLLVAIMLAAALTGWGRRYEGEGGEELREPPEKTARTAANGEST; via the coding sequence ATGGCAGAGCCAACCACGTCGTCCGGGCAGACGCATCCGCCGCCCGTCGCTTCCCTGTCGTTTCGCTTTGGCGCGCTCGGCGCCGCCGTGCCGCTGGCGTTTTTCGTCGTCTGGGCGATCACCATCAGCGTGCTCGGGCTGTCGTCGGAAATCGCTCTGGTCATGGGCGCGCTGTTCGGTATCGTGCTGGGGCTTTTCTGCTGTGCCAGCCGCTGGTCCGACTATGCCAACGGCCTGTTTGAAGGCATGACCCAGCCGGTGGGCGTGGTGGCCATCGTGGCCTGGTTCTTTGCCGGCATGTTCGCCCAGGTGCTGCAGGTGGGCGGTCTGGTGGAGGGGCTGGTGTGGCTCGGCGGCGTGTCCAACGTCACCGGCGGGCTCTTTGTGGCCATGACCTTCGTGCTGGCGGGAATCTTTTCCACCGCCGTAGGCACCGGCTACGGCACCACGGTGGCCTTTTGCACCCTGATGTATCCGGCCGGGGTGGCCGTGGGCAGCGACCCCACCATGCTGTTCGCGGCGATTCTCTCCGGGGCGATCTTCGGCGACAACCTGGCCCCGGTCTCGGACACTACCATCGTCTCGGCTACCACCCAGGGCGCTGACGTGCCCGGCGTGGTGCGCAGCCGCTTCAAGTATTCCATTGCCGCGGCGATCCCCACCGTGATCCTGTTTGCCGTGTTCGGCGGCGGGGGGGACGCAAGCTTCGCCGACCCGGCGGCCCTCGAGGAGATGATGGCCTCCACCGAGCCCATGGGGCTTTTGATGCTCGCGCCGTTTGCGCTGGTGCTGATTCTGGCGCTGTCCGGCCAGCACCTGCTGACCTCCTTGACCTGGGGCATTATCGCCTCGGTTCCGGTGATCCTGGTCGCCGGCACCGGCGCGCTTGCCGACATCATCGGCTTTGACTCCGAGGCCGACACCGTGATGACCGGGGCGCTGGTGCAGGGGGTCAAGGGCTACGTCAACATGGCGATTCTGATTCTGCTGATCGTCGCCTCGGCCTACCTGCTCAAGCTGGGCGGGACCATGGAAGCGATCACCGGCAAGCTGACGGCCTGGATCAGGGACTCCGTACGCCGAGCCGAGCTTGCCATCTGGGGCATCGTGGCGCTGTTGAACACCGCCATTACCATCAACACCGCCGCGGAAATCGCCGCCGCGCCCTTCGTCCGCGAGCTGGGCGAGCGCTACCGCCTCCACCGCTACCGCCGGGCCAACATGCTCGACGCCATGACCTCGGCGCTGGGCTATATTTTCCCCTGGGGCGCGCCGGTGCTGCTCGGCTGGTCGACCATCAAGCTGATGCAGGACACCTACGAATGGCTGCCGAGCGTGGCCCCCACCCAGGTGTTTCCGTTCGTCTTTCAGGGCTGGCTGCTGGTCGCGATCATGCTGGCGGCGGCGCTGACCGGCTGGGGGCGGCGCTATGAAGGCGAAGGCGGCGAGGAATTGAGAGAGCCGCCGGAAAAGACGGCACGCACCGCAGCCAACGGAGAAAGCACATGA
- a CDS encoding glycine C-acetyltransferase: protein MTRAFQQELESRLDELHDEGLYKHERELMSPQRAQVKVARGEVINFCANNYLGLADDPTLIKAAERGLHEQGFGMASVRFICGTHAEHRRLERRLAEFLGMDDAILYSSCFDANGGLFETLLGPEDAVVSDALNHASIIDGIRLCKAARYRYANNDMAELEARLQEADAAGARFKLIATDGVFSMDGVVANLTAICDLAEKYDAMVMIDDCHATGFLGEGGRGTHEYHGVMERVDIVTTTLGKALGGASGGVTAARGAIAEWLRQRSRPYLFSNALAPPIVAASLEVLDMVEQGGELRRRLWDNVARFRQGLERAGFTLAGADHPIIPVMLGDARLASTFAERLLSEGIYVIGFSYPVVPRGQARIRTQMSAAHTPEQIDAALEAFTRIGRELEVIA from the coding sequence ATGACCCGGGCGTTTCAGCAAGAGCTTGAAAGCCGGCTTGACGAGCTCCACGACGAGGGCCTTTACAAGCACGAGCGCGAACTGATGTCGCCCCAGCGGGCGCAGGTCAAGGTCGCCCGGGGCGAGGTGATCAACTTCTGTGCCAACAACTACCTGGGCCTGGCGGACGACCCGACGCTGATCAAGGCCGCCGAGCGCGGCCTGCACGAGCAGGGCTTCGGCATGGCCTCGGTGCGCTTTATCTGCGGCACCCACGCCGAGCACCGCCGGCTGGAAAGGCGCCTGGCCGAGTTTCTCGGCATGGACGACGCAATTCTGTATTCCTCCTGCTTTGACGCCAACGGCGGGCTGTTCGAGACGCTGCTCGGCCCCGAGGACGCGGTGGTTTCCGACGCGCTGAACCACGCCTCAATCATCGACGGCATCCGCCTGTGCAAGGCGGCCCGCTACCGCTACGCCAACAACGACATGGCCGAGTTGGAAGCCCGCCTGCAAGAGGCCGACGCGGCCGGGGCCCGCTTCAAGCTCATCGCCACCGACGGCGTATTTTCCATGGACGGCGTGGTGGCCAACCTCACCGCCATCTGCGATCTTGCGGAAAAGTACGACGCCATGGTGATGATCGACGACTGCCACGCCACCGGCTTTCTGGGCGAGGGCGGCCGCGGCACCCACGAATACCACGGCGTGATGGAGCGGGTGGATATTGTGACCACCACGCTGGGCAAGGCGCTGGGCGGCGCCTCCGGCGGGGTCACCGCCGCTCGGGGCGCCATTGCCGAGTGGCTGCGCCAGCGCTCGAGGCCGTACCTGTTCTCCAACGCCCTGGCGCCGCCCATTGTCGCGGCGAGCCTTGAGGTGCTCGACATGGTCGAGCAGGGCGGCGAGCTGCGCCGCCGGCTGTGGGACAACGTCGCCCGCTTCCGCCAGGGGCTCGAGCGTGCCGGCTTTACCCTGGCCGGGGCGGACCATCCGATCATCCCGGTGATGCTGGGCGACGCCCGGCTGGCCTCGACCTTTGCCGAGCGTTTGCTGAGCGAGGGCATCTACGTCATCGGTTTTTCCTACCCGGTAGTGCCCCGGGGGCAGGCGCGCATTCGCACCCAGATGTCTGCGGCGCACACCCCGGAGCAGATCGATGCGGCCCTTGAAGCCTTTACCCGTATCGGCCGTGAGCTGGAGGTCATTGCATGA
- the tdh gene encoding L-threonine 3-dehydrogenase — protein sequence MKALAKKHAEPGIWMIDAPVPEPGHNDVLIKIRRTSICGTDLHIYHWDEWAQKTVPVPMITGHEYSGEIVALGEGVDGFAVGDRVSGEGHVTCGYCRNCRAGLRHLCRNSIGVGVNRQGAFAEYMTLPAYNLFKLPDDVAFDLAAIFDPFGNAVHTALAFDLVGEDVLVTGAGPIGIMAAAVARHVGARHVVITDVNDERLALARRMGVTRAVNVSRESLTDVMAELAMTEGFDVALEMSGVASAIDQLLDAINHGGKIAMLGIPPGEMPIDWSRVIFKGLTIRGIYGREMFETWYKMASLIQSGLDLEPIITHRFAIDDFEQAFALVGEGSSGKVVMSWD from the coding sequence ATGAAAGCCCTCGCTAAAAAGCACGCTGAGCCCGGCATCTGGATGATCGATGCCCCCGTGCCCGAGCCCGGCCATAACGACGTGCTGATCAAAATCCGCCGCACCTCGATCTGCGGCACCGACCTGCACATCTACCACTGGGACGAGTGGGCGCAGAAAACCGTGCCGGTGCCGATGATCACCGGTCACGAATACAGCGGCGAGATCGTCGCCCTGGGCGAAGGCGTGGACGGCTTTGCCGTGGGCGACCGCGTTTCCGGCGAAGGCCACGTGACCTGCGGCTACTGCCGCAACTGCCGCGCCGGGCTTCGCCACCTGTGCCGCAACAGCATCGGCGTGGGCGTCAACCGCCAGGGCGCCTTTGCCGAGTACATGACGCTGCCCGCGTACAACCTGTTCAAGCTGCCCGACGACGTTGCCTTTGATCTGGCGGCGATTTTCGATCCCTTCGGCAACGCCGTGCACACAGCACTTGCGTTTGACCTGGTGGGCGAGGACGTACTGGTCACCGGCGCCGGTCCCATCGGCATCATGGCCGCCGCCGTGGCCCGCCACGTGGGGGCGCGCCACGTGGTGATCACCGACGTCAACGACGAGCGCCTGGCCCTTGCCCGGCGCATGGGCGTGACCCGGGCGGTCAACGTCTCCCGGGAGTCCCTGACCGACGTCATGGCCGAACTTGCCATGACCGAAGGCTTTGACGTGGCGCTGGAAATGTCCGGCGTGGCCTCGGCCATCGACCAGCTGCTCGACGCCATCAACCACGGCGGCAAGATCGCCATGCTGGGGATCCCCCCGGGCGAAATGCCCATCGACTGGAGCCGGGTGATCTTCAAGGGGCTGACCATTCGCGGCATCTATGGCCGGGAAATGTTCGAAACCTGGTACAAGATGGCAAGCCTCATCCAATCCGGGCTGGACCTGGAGCCGATCATCACCCACCGCTTTGCCATCGACGACTTCGAGCAGGCATTTGCCCTGGTGGGAGAGGGCAGCTCCGGCAAGGTAGTGATGAGCTGGGACTAG
- a CDS encoding endonuclease/exonuclease/phosphatase family protein, whose amino-acid sequence MLTLVLTVATAILLAASTLGRVPIHQWWARACEFPRLQIASLAALCLVLSAFADADARLWLMLANALVVAAQLYRILPYTRLTPITVNPTDPDGDESRCVTLLVANVLTPNRQASKLIEQIHEHKPDVVLTLESDDWWQEQLDPALDEGWPHSVKIPLDNLYGMHLYSRLPLPEAEVKWLIQDDIPSIHSWLELPDGERIRFYALHPRPPAPSESETSLWRDGELLLVGQMIHRDPKPTLAAGDLNDVAWSRSTRMFCRVSHMMDPRRGRGMFSTFHAQYPFLRWPLDHIFVSEHFTLTHMRRLKSIGSDHFPIMATLCLQLSRKDEHDAPEADGDDREDAAETIREAREESQD is encoded by the coding sequence ATGCTGACCCTTGTTCTCACCGTTGCCACCGCCATCCTGCTGGCTGCCTCTACCCTGGGACGCGTTCCCATCCACCAGTGGTGGGCCCGGGCCTGCGAGTTCCCCCGGCTGCAGATCGCAAGCCTTGCCGCACTTTGCCTGGTGCTCTCGGCCTTTGCTGATGCCGACGCGCGCCTCTGGCTGATGCTTGCCAACGCGCTGGTGGTCGCAGCGCAGCTGTACCGTATTCTGCCCTATACCCGGCTTACGCCGATTACCGTCAACCCTACCGACCCCGATGGCGACGAGTCGCGCTGCGTCACTCTGCTGGTGGCCAACGTGCTCACGCCCAACCGCCAGGCATCGAAGCTTATCGAGCAGATTCATGAGCACAAGCCCGACGTGGTGCTGACGCTGGAAAGCGACGACTGGTGGCAGGAGCAGCTTGACCCGGCGCTGGACGAAGGCTGGCCGCACAGCGTGAAAATCCCGCTGGACAACCTCTACGGCATGCACCTGTATTCCCGCCTGCCGCTGCCGGAGGCCGAGGTCAAATGGCTGATTCAGGACGATATTCCGTCCATACATAGCTGGCTTGAGCTGCCCGACGGCGAGCGTATCCGGTTTTATGCCCTGCACCCGCGCCCGCCGGCTCCCAGCGAAAGCGAAACCTCGCTATGGCGCGACGGTGAGCTTCTGCTGGTGGGGCAGATGATCCACCGCGACCCCAAGCCGACGCTTGCCGCCGGCGACCTCAACGACGTGGCCTGGTCGCGCTCCACGCGCATGTTTTGCCGGGTCAGCCACATGATGGACCCCCGCCGGGGACGGGGCATGTTCAGCACCTTTCACGCCCAATATCCGTTTCTGCGCTGGCCGCTGGATCACATCTTCGTCAGCGAGCACTTTACCCTCACCCACATGCGCCGGCTCAAATCCATCGGCTCGGATCACTTCCCCATCATGGCGACGCTCTGCCTGCAGCTGTCGCGCAAGGATGAGCACGACGCCCCCGAGGCCGACGGCGACGACCGCGAAGACGCCGCCGAGACCATCAGGGAAGCCCGGGAGGAAAGCCAGGACTAG